The following are from one region of the Nicotiana tabacum cultivar K326 chromosome 3, ASM71507v2, whole genome shotgun sequence genome:
- the LOC107811281 gene encoding endonuclease 1, whose amino-acid sequence MSSYKSILTSLRMLRLTSLCSIFFFCLAFITQPGVKAWSKEGHMMTCQIAQDLLNDEAAHAVKMLLPEYVNGDLSALCVWPDQVRHWYKYRWSSPLHFIDTPDKACNFDYDRDCHDQHGVKDMCVAGAIQNFTTQLSHYREGTSDRRHNMTEALLFLSHFMGDIHQPLHVGFTSDAGGNTIDLRWFRHKSNLHHVWDREIILTAAKDYYAKDVDLLEKDIEGNFTDGIWSDDLASWRECGDLFSCVNKFATESINIACKWGYKGVEAGETLSDDYFNSRLPIVMKRIAQGGVRLAMLLNKVFGESREDSVAAT is encoded by the exons ATGTCAAGTTATAAATCCATTTTAACTTCTTTGAGGATGTTGAGGTTAACATCATTATgcagtattttctttttctgtcTTGCTTTTATCACCCAACCTGGTGTTAAAGCATGGAGCAAAGAGGGTCATATGATGACTTGTCAGATCGCCCAG GACCTGTTGAATGATGAGGCAGCTCATGCAGTTAAGATGTTGTTGCCGGAATATGTCAACGGCGACTTATCGGCACTCTGCGTGTGGCCGGACCAAGTCCGGCATTGGTATAAGTATAGGTGGTCAAGTCCTCTACACTTCATTGATACCCCTGATAAAGCTTGCAACTTTGACTATGATA GGGACTGTCACGATCAACATGGAGTGAAGGATATGTGTGTTGCTGGTGCAATCCAGAATTTTACCACTCAGCTCTCTCATTACCGAGAGGGAACTTCGGATCGCCGAC ATAATATGACAGAGGCCTTGTTATTCTTGTCACATTTCATGGGAGATATTCATCAA CCATTGCATGTTGGCTTTACAAGTGACGCAGGAGGAAATACTATTGATTTACGCTGGTTTAGGCACAAATCAAACTTGCACCAC GTATGGGATAGAGAGATCATTCTAACCGCTGCAAAAGACTACTACGCAAAGGATGTAGACCTCCTTGAAAAAGACATTGAAGGAAACTTCACTGAC GGAATCTGGTCCGATGATCTTGCTTCCTGGAGGGAATGTGGCGATCTCTTTTCCTGTGTCAACAA GTTTGCTACGGAAAGCATTAATATAGCTTGCAAGTGGGGATACAAAGGTGTTGAAGCTGGTGAAACTTTATCAG ATGATTACTTCAATTCAAGACTTCCAATAGTGATGAAACGAATAGCACAAGGTGGAGTGCGATTAGCCATGCTTCTAAACAAGGTTTTTGGAGAATCTCGAGAAGATTCAGTAGCAGCAACTTGA
- the LOC142175404 gene encoding uncharacterized protein LOC142175404 — protein sequence MYKDRGSKYDGKLGGDEQYLDSSDPGSEDTNDEVDEEDGVHNPQPRRYNSRVYFDPACKKICFQLEMVFENVKQFRSALQDYAVQRRVQIKLRPNEQHRVRAKCVNSTRCRWNILGSLEGHTWNFIVKSYYPVHKCFRATRNKLANTAWVAKHFKDKIINQQDLIRIKYGVYIGKSICSRAKHQFMGQYLGDYKKEFARIYDYADMLRSTNPGSTVVVKTSNETISGKEVFVGIYICLHACKVSWLEGCRNVIGFDGIFMKGVCKGELLSCIGKDGNNQMYPVAWAVVEKETKHTWSWFFRCMMHDLQLTESQGEGLTIISDMQKGLFASVSELLPNAEHRMCARHIWSNWKQKWKGEERRKKFWAYARASFEAYLKAKIDELAELGDNKIIEDLLRYPKQYWCRAFFKDWSKCDSVENNMCETFNSWILSARHKSIITMLEEIRVKVMERMTTMREFSTRWISDVSPIAMRYIEEQSQYVVKHEVK from the exons ATGTATAAAGATAGGGGATCCAAATATGATGGAAAGTTGGGAGGGGATGAGCAATATCTGGACAGTTCAGATCCAGGTAGTGAGGATACAAATGATGAAGtagatgaagaagatggggtGCATAACCCTCAACCAAGAAGATACAACAGTAGGGTATACTTTGATCCTGCTTGTAAGAAAATTTGTTTCCAGTTGGAAATGGTGTTTGAAAATGTGAAACAGTTCAGATCTGCTTTGCAAGATTATGCTGTACAAAGAAGAGTTCAAATTAAGTTGAGGCCTAATGAACAACATAGGGTTAGGGCAAAATGTGTGAACTCAACAAGATGTAGATGGaatattttgggaagtttggAGGGACACACATGGAATTTCATTGTCAAGAGCTACTATCCTGTTCATAAGTGTTTTAGAGCAACCAGAAACAAGTTGGCTAATACAGCATGGGTAGCTAAACatttcaaggacaagattatcaACCAACAGGATTTGATTAGGATAAAGTATGGTGTGTATATAGGAAAATCCATATGTTCTAGGGCTAAACATCAGTTCATGGGTCAGTATCTTGGTGATTACAAGAAGGAGTTTGCTAGAATATATGATTATGCTGACATGTTGAGGTCTACAAATCCTGGCAGCACTGTTGTTGTGAAGACCTCCAATGAGACAATATCTGGTAAGGAGGTGTTTGTGGGTATCTATATTTGTCTACATGCTTGCAAAGTTAGTTGGTTGGAAGGGTGTAGAAATGTTATTGGATTTGATGGAATTTTTATGAAGGGTGTGTGTAAGGGTGAGCTACTATCATGCATTGGTAAAGATGGTAACAACCAAATGTACCCTGTTGCCTGGGCAGTGGTGGAAAAGGAGACAAAGCACACATGGTCATGGTTTTTTAGGTGCATGATGCATGATCTGCAGCTCACTGAATCCCAAGGTGAGGGGCTGACCATCATTTCTGATATGCAGAAG GGACTTTTTGCATCTGTTTCTGAGTTGTTACCAAATGCTGAGCACAGAATGTGTGCAAGACACATATGGAGCAACTGGAAACAAAAGTGGAAAGGAGAGGAAAGAAGGAAGAAGTTTTGGGCCTATGCAAGGGCTTCATTTGAAGCATATTTGAAGGCTAAGATAGATGAGCTGGCAGAATTAGGTGATAATAAGATCATTGAGGACTTGCTGAGATACCCAAAACAATATTGGTGTAGAGCATTCTTCAAAGATTGGAGTAAATGTGATTCTGTGGAGAACAATATGTGTGAGACCTTTAATAGTTGGATCTTGTCTGCTAGGCACAAGTCTATCATAACCATGTTAGAAGAGATTAGAGTAAAGGTGATGGAGAGGATGACTACCATGAGAGAATTTTCAACAAGGTGGATTTCTGATGTATCTCCTATAGCAATGAGGTACATAGAGGAACAATCTCAATATGTTGTTAAGCATGAAGTTAAATAG